Part of the Mycolicibacterium mageritense genome is shown below.
CCCGCGGCACCCGCATCTTCGGGCCCGTCGGTCGCGAACTGCGCGAGAAGAAGTTCATGAAGATCGTCTCGCTGGCCCCGGAGGTGCTGTAAATGAAGGTGCACAAGGGTGACACCGTGCTGGTGGTCTCCGGCAAGGACAAGGGCGCCAAGGGCAAGGTCATCGAGGCCTACCCGGAGCGCAACAAGGTGCTGGTCGAGGGTGTGAACCGGATCAAGAAGCACACCGCCGTATCGCAGAACGAGCGTGGCGCGTCGTCGGGTGGCATCGTCACCCAGGAAGCCGCCATCCACGTCTCGAACGTGATGGTGGTCGATTCCGACGGCAACCCGACCCGCATCGGCTACCGCGTCGATGAGGAGAGCGGCAAGAAGGTCCGTGTCTCCAAGCGCAATGGCAAGGACATCTGAGATGACCACAGTAGAGAAGACCCAGCCGCGGCTGAAGGCGCGCTACCGCGAGGAAATCCGCGACGCGCTGCAGAAGCAGTTCGAGTACGGCAACGTCATGCAGATCCCCGGCGTGGTCAAGGTCGTCGTCAACATGGGTGTCGGTGACGCCGCCCGCGACGCCAAGCTGATCAACGGCGCCGTCAACGACCTCGCGCTGATCACCGGCCAGAAGCCGGAGATCCGCCGGGCCCGCAAGTCCATCGCGCAGTTCAAGCTCCGCGAGGGCATGCCGATCGGTGCGCGCGTCACGCTGCGCGGCGACCGCATGTGGGAGTTCCTGGACCGCCTGATCTCGATCGCGCTGCCGCGTATCCGCGACTTCCGCGGCCTGTCGGCCAAGCAGTTCGACGGCACCGGCAACTACACGTTCGGGCTCAACGAGCAGTCGATGTTCCACGAGATCGACGTGGACTCCATCGACCGGCCCCGTGGTATGGACATCACCGTCGTCACCTCGGCGACGAACGACGACGAAGGCCGCGCGCTGCTGCGGGCGCTGGGCTTCCCCTTCAAGGAGAACTGAGCATATGGCGAAGAAGGCGCTGGTCCACAAGGCCAACAAGAAGCCCAAGTTCGCGGTCCGCGCGTACACCCGGTGCAACAAGTGCGGCCGTCCGCACTCGGTGTACCGCAAGTTCGGGCTGTGCCGCATCTGCCTGCGCGAGATGGCGCACGCCGGCGAACTGCCCGGTGTGCAGAAGTCCAGCTGGTAACAAGCGACTGACCGAAAGCACCCCGTGGGAGCCATGCGCCCCCGCGGGGTGCTTTCGGCGTTTGCGCGGCGGGTTTGGCGAACGTGAAGAAGATGGCGAGATTTTCGAGAAAGTTCGCCATCTTCTTCACATTCGGTGACCCAAACTCCACGATTTGGCTCTGAACTGCCGGTTGTCTACACTTGACCGGTTGCCTGTCGCTTTTAGTCCAGGCGAGTCGGTATGTGATGCCCGCGGGCGGCACTACTGACGTGCGACCCCTGACCGAACCCGGTCAGGAACGGAAGAACACTTCGCAGTAGGCCCACCGTGCGATGTACCAGGCCTTCGGGAACCGGTATGAGCACGCTGTATGGGAACCGCAGCGGGAGAGGTTGATTGACGCTGTCATGACAATGACGGATCCGATCGCAGACTTTCTGACACGTCTGCGCAACGCCAACTCGGCGTACCACGACGAGGTGACCCTGCCTCACTCGAAGATCAAGGCCAACATCGCCGAGATCCTCAAGAAAGAGGGCTACATCACCGATTACCGCACCGAGGATGCCCGCGTCGGCAAGTCCCTGGTGGTGCAGCTCAAGTACGGCCCCAGCCGTGAGCGCAGCATCGCCGGCCTGCGTCGCGTGAGCAAGCCCGGTCTGCGGGTCTACGCAAAATCCACCAACCTGCCGCGGGTGCTCGGCGGCCTGGGTGTGGCGATCATCTCCACGTCCTCGGGCCTGCTCACCGACCGCCAGGCAGCACGACAGGGCGTGGGCGGCGAAGTCCTCGCTTACGTCTGGTAGGGGGCAGCACAACATGTCGCGTATTGGTAAGCAGCCCGTTCCGGTCCCCGCCGGAGTCGACGTAACGATCGACGGGCAGAACGTTGCGGTCAAGGGCCCCAAGGGCACCCTGACCCTGGATGTCGCCGAGCCGATTGCGGTGTCCCGCAACGACGACGGCGCCATCGTGGTGACCCGGCCGGATGACGAGCGGCGCAACCGCAGCCTGCACGGGCTGTCGCGCACCCTGATCGCCAACCTGGTGACCGGTGTGACCGAGGGGTACACCACCAAGATGGAGATCTTCGGTGTCGGTTACCGCGTGGTGGCCAAGGGCTCGAACCTGGAGTTCGCGCTCGGCTACAGCCACCCGGTGGTCATCGAGGCGCCCGAGGGCATCACCTTCGCGGTGGAGACGCCGACGAAGTTCTCGGTGTCGGGCATCGACAAGCAAAAGGTCGGTCAGATCTCGGCGGTCATCCGTCGTCTGCGCCGTCCCGATCCCTACAAGGGCAAGGGCGTGCGCTACGAGGGTGAGCAGATCCGCCGCAAGGTCGGAAAGACAGGTAAGTAAGTCATGGCTACTGCAGAAACTGCGAAGCGTAAGCCGGTGGGCCAGAACATCTCTGAGACCCGTCGTAACTCTCGCCTGCGCCGCCACGCCCGGCTGCGCAAGAAGGTCGCCGGCACCGCCGAGACCCCGCGCCTTGTGGTCAACCGCTCGTCGCGCCACATCCACGTCCAGCTGGTCGACGACCTGGAAGGCGTCACCCTGGCGGCGGCCAGCTCGATCGAGGCCGACGTGCGTGCGGTTGAGGGCGACAAGAAGGCCCACAGCGTTCGGGTCGGTCAGCTGATCGCCGAGCGCGCCAAGGCCGCCGGCATCGAGACCGTGGTGTTCGACCGCGGTGGCTACACCTACGGTGGCCGCATCGCCGCGCTGGCCGATGCCGCCCGTGAAGGTGGGCTGAAGTTCTGATGACTGTTAACGAGAGGATTGCATGATGGCCGATCAGGCTGGCGCCGGGTCGGCGTCGGACAATCGCGGCGGTCGTGGTGACCGGGACGGTCGTCGTCGTGACGACCGCGGCGGTCGTGGCCGCGACGACCGTGAGAAGAGCAATTACCTGGAGCGGGTTGTCTCGATCAACCGTGTCTCCAAGGTGGTCAAGGGTGGCCGCCGGTTCAGCTTCACCGCGCTGGTGATCGTCGGCGACGGTCACGGCATGGTCGGTGTCGGCTACGGCAAGGCCAAGGAAGTTCCCGCCGCCATCGCCAAGGGTGTCGAGGAAGCGCGCAAGGGCTTCTTCCGGGTGCCGCTCATCGGCGGCACCATCACCCACCCGGTGCAGGGCGAGGCCGCTGCCGGTGTCGTGATGCTGCGTCCGGCCAGCCCCGGTACCGGTGTGATCGCCGGTGGCGCGGCTCGTGCCGTACTGGAATGCGCTGGGGTGCACGACATCCTGGCCAAGTCGCTGGGTAGCGACAACGCGATCAACGTGGTTCACGCCACCGTTGCCGCGCTGAAGCTGCTGCAGCGTCCGGAAGAGGTGGCGGCCCGGCGTGGCCTGCCCATCGAGGATGTTGCGCCGGCCGGCATGCTGCGGGCCCGACGCGAGAGCGAAGCGCTGGCCGCTGCGGCTGCGCGTGAAGGATCGTAATCATGGCAGAGCTGAAGATCACCCAGGTGCGCAGCACCATCGGTGCTCGCTGGAAGCAGCGGGAGAGCCTGCGCACCCTGGGGCTGAAGAAGATCCGCCAATCGGTGGTGCGTGAGGACAACCCTCAGACCCGTGGCCTCATCAAGACCGTGCATCACCTCGTCGACGTTGAGGAGGTCTAGCAATGAGTGTCATCAAGCTTCACGACCTGAAGCCGGCTCCCGGGGAGAAGACCGCCAAGACCCGCGTCGGTCGCGGTGAGGGCTCCAAGGGCAAGACCGCGGGCCGCGGCACCAAGGGCACCAAGGCCCGCAAGAACGTCCCCGTGACGTTCGAAGGTGGCCAGATGCCGATCCACATGCGGTTGCCGAAGCTCAAGGGCTTCCGCAACCGGTTCCGCACCTCCTACGAGGTGGTCAACGTCGGCGACATCAACAAGGCCTTCCCCGAGGGTGGCACCGTTGGCGTCGACGAGTTGGTGGCCAAGGGCCTGGTTCGCAAGAACACCCTGGTCAAGGTGCTCGGCGACGGCAAGCTGACCGTCAAGGTCGACGTCACCGCCAACAAGTTCAGCGGCAGCGCCCGTGAGGCGATCACCGCTGCCGGTGGTTCGGCCACCGAGCTGTAATTTCTCTGCACGAGCAGACACAAATGTCCCCGCACGCCCAGCGTGTCGGGGACATTTGCGTCTCAGTGTCATGGTGAGTGTGCCGGGTTTACGGCGTGTCTGCGTGACAGGCGTTGTAGCGCGGTGGTTGGTTGCGTTTCACCTGGTGTCTGGCTCGGTACGCGTCTGCCGCCCTGTGGAGTTGGCGTTGAGCAGTAGTGCCGGCACCAGGTGAGACGGACCGGCCGACCTGACTTGATAGGAGCGTGGCATCGCCCCGACTGAGATGTGTCGGCCGACCGGTCCAACCTCAACAACCTCTCCCACGCGTGAAGGAGGCATTCACCATGATTGTTGTTGGCGCCGATGTACACAAGCGCTCCCACACCTTTGTCGCCGTTGATCAGGTAGGCCGGCGCCTCGGTGAAGACCGTCAAGGCCACCACCGAGGGCCACCACGCGGCCCTGATGTGGGCGCGTGACCAGTTCGGCACCGAACTGGTGTGGGTATCGAAGACTGCCGCAACATGTCCGCGCGGCTGGAACGCGACCTGCTCGGTGCCGGGCAGAAAGTGGTGCGGGTACCCACCAAACTGTCGGCCCAGACGCGCAAGTCCGCCCGCACCCGCGGCAAGTCCGACCCGATCGATGCCGAGTCGGTCGCACGGGCGGTGCTGCGCGAACCCGACCTGCTCATCGCTTCCCACGATGAGCAATCCGGAGCTCAAACTGCTCACCGACCGTCGCGATGTCCTTGTCCGGCAACGCACTCAGACGATCAACCAACTGCTGTGGCGTGTGCATGAACTCGACCCCGACCAGGCCCCGCCACCTCGCGCGTTGAAAACCCGCACCCATCAGCAGGCGTTGCAGACATGGCTGAACATCCAGCCGGGTCTGGTGGCTGAACTGGCCCGCGATGAGCTGGCCGACATCATCCGACTCACCGGCGAGATCGACAAGCTCGAGCAGCGTCTGGCCGCTCGGGCCGCGAAGTGGCGCCCAGCCTGCTGGCCATCGACGGGTGCGCGGAGCTGACCGCGGCCAAGATTGTCGGCGAGGCCGCCGGCATCGACCGGTTCACCAGCGAGGCCGCCTTCGCCTGCCATTGCGGGGTCGCACCCATCCCGGCATGGTCGGGCGCCAACGCCGGCCAGATGCGGTTAAGCCGCTCAGGCAACCGCCAACTCAACGCCGCCATCCACCGCATCGCCGTCACCCAAGCCCGAATGAAAGGCAGCGACGGCCACGCCTACTACCACCGGCTCATCACCGCCGGGAAAACCAAAGCCAAAGCCCGCCGCTGCCTCAAACGCCGCATCTCCCGCCGCATTTACCAGGCCCTCCACTACGACAACCACACCCACAATCAACACCTAACCGCCGCGGCTTGACATAGGAGCTATTGCTCGCGCCTATAGGGCCGGGATCACCTCGGCGGCGAGGCGTTCCATCTGTTCGCGGTCTTCAGCGACGTCGACCCCGACCGGATTGAGCACGACCATCTGGGCGCCCGCGTCGGCCACCTCGCGCAGCCCGCGCACCACATCGGCCGGCGTGCCCGACACCGGAACCGCGTCGATGTCGCGCATCCGGCCGTAGATGCGGTGCAGGCCATCGAGCACGCGCTCGCGTGCGCGGGCAGGGTCGTCGTCGATCATCAGGTACACGCGTTTGCCGATGGTGTAACCGGCCGGATCCTTGCCCTGCTCGGCGAGTTCACGCCGCACAATCTGCGCCGCGCCGGCGAACGTCTCGGTGGTGGACGACCCGGCCCCGAGGAACGAATCGCCGTAGCGCACCGCGCGGGCCAGCGCTTTCGGCGCTGTGCCGCCGAACCAGATCGGGGGATGCGGGCGCTGCACCGGTTTTGGCTGGATCGGCAGATCGTCGACCTCCCGGAACTTTCCGTGGAACGTGATGCGCGGCTCGTCGGACCAGGCCGCCTTCATGAGCTCCAGGCCCTCGTTGAAGTAGCTCACGAACGTCGACCGGTCCACGCCGAACGCCTGGAACGGGCGGAAGTTGCCGCCGTGCCCGACACCGACGTCGAGGCGCCCGTGGCTGAGCCGGTCGACGGCCGTGACGGCCGACGCCAGTTGGAGTGGATCGTGCAGTGACGTGATGAGCACCGCCACGCCCAGGCGCAGCCGCGTGGTGCAGGCCGCCGCATACGACAACAGCTCCAGCGGAGCGATGCCCGGCGACTCGCCGATGGTCTGCTCCATCGTCCACCCGCCTTCGAAACCCAACTCCTCGGCGCGGGCCAGGTAGGCTTTGAGCCCGGCGTCGTCGAAACGGTCGGTGACCAACTGCGGTATCGAGATCGAGAACCTCACCGCTCCACGGTACGGCGCGAACCTGGACGCGCAGGCCCAGCCGCCTGTGCTGCGGCGCAAGCGGCTTCGGCGAGCGCCAGTGTCGCCGTATCGAGCGCCGGGTCGAGCGGTGTCGGCCAGGACGACAGTTTGGCGACCACGACCGCGCGGTCGAAGTCCACGTAGATGAGCTGCCCGTGGATGCCCAGACACATGAGCACCCGGCGATCGGCGTAGGGCACCCAGAACTGGTTGCGGTACATCCCGCCGGGCAGTCCGGTGTCGGTGGGGGACGCGGCGAACGCGGCGCGGGAATCCGGATCACCGGTCAGCGCGTCCTCGATCCACGCGCGGGGCACGATCGTACGAGTGCGCAGGAGTTCACCGAAGCGCGCAGCGTCGCGCAACGACGCTGCCAGCCCACCGTCGTGAAAGACATTGCCCGCGCGGTCCACTCCGGCGTCCATGTCGTCCTCGGCGAACCGTGACCACAAGACGTCGGAAAGCAGTTCGGGCATCCGCCGACCGGCGGCGCGTTCGCACACCCAGCCGAGGACGTCGGTCTCGCACGACCGGTACTCGAAAGCCCCGCCGTGTGGGCGTTGCTGTCGCAGCCGGGGCAGGTATTCATAGAGCGTGGCCGGCCCGTCCGGGCTGGTGCGCGGAACCCAGCCGAGTGCCTGATCAAGGTGGCGCACTTCGGCATCCGGGTCGAGGTATTCCTCACGGAACCTGATGCCCGATCGCATGTCGAGCAAGTGCCGAACGGTCGCGCCGGCGTAGCCCGATACAGCGAGTTCCGGTATGTACGAGGTGATCTGGGCATGCATGTCGAGCCGGCCGCGGTCGATGAGCACCGCGGTCACCGCGCCGATGATGGACTTGCTCACCGAGTAGAGCATGTGTGGGCGGCCGGGTTCCAGGTCGCCGGGATAGCATTCGGCGCGGATCGCCCCGTTGTGCAGCACCATGAAGCCGTCGGTGTAGGTGTCGCGTAGGACCGATCCGAACGTGTCGATATCGAGCGTGCGCCCGTCCTCCGCCAGCGGCAGCGGATTGCGGCTTGCCGCCACGCGCGCGGTGGGCACGATTTCGCGCATCCGCCCCGATGTGTGGCGATTGACCGGGCCTGTTTGCCAATTATCCAGTGTCACAGCTTGTTTCATCATGCGTGTGGTTCCTTCTGGGCTGGTTCGACGTGCTCGGGCATGTGCAGGAGCGACTGCTCGTAGTCGATGCTCAGCTCGGGGGTGGGGCGCCGGAACCCGCGGGTGAGCCAGAGCAGGTAGGCCACCCCGATCCCGAGCCAGGCCAGTCCGATGATCAGTGACGTTCCGCTGAGTTGGGTCAGCAGGTAGACGCTCACCACCGCGCCGGCCGCCGGCAGGGCGACGTAGCCGACGATGCCGAGCCGATGAGTGGGGCGGTGACGCAGGTAGTACGCGATCACGCACACGTTGACTGCGGTGAAGGCCGTGAAGGCGCCGAAGTTGATGAACCCCGTCGCGGTCTGCAGGGACAGGTTCAGGCCGACGAAACACATTGCGCCGGTGAGCAGCACGCAGTAGACCGGAGTCAGCGTGCGGGGGCTGACGTAACCGAATACCCGCTTTGGGAGCACTCCGTCACGGCCCATGATGTAGAGCAGCCGGCTGGTGCTCAGCTGCACGGCCAGGCACGATGCCGATCCGGCGATGATGCCGCCGAGGTTGGTCCAATCGGCGTAGAACTGGCCGCCGACGTCGATGGACATCGTGTAGGACGCGGCCTGGGCGTCCTCGAAGACGTCGCCGGGGTGGACCAATTGCATGATGTAGGCGCCGCCGACGAACAACAGCCCGCCGATCGCCACCACCAGGATCACCGCGCGGGGGATGGTGCGCTTGGGATCTTTCGTCTCCTCCGAGAGCGTTGTCACGGCGTCGAAACCGAGGAACGAGTAGGCGGCGATGGCCGCAGCCGCGGACATCCCGGCGATCGTCGAATTGGTGTTCCAGATCGGATCGGTATGGGAGACCGGCCGATTCCCTGCGATGAACGTGACGCAGTACGCGAAGAACAGCAGTACGAGAAAGAGGGCGACAGCGGTCAGTACCTTGTTGACGCGGTCGGCCACCACGATTCCGACGACATTGACGATGGTCGTGAAACCGGCGTTGATCAACATCCACGCCCAGATCGGAACCGCCGGGAACTGTGCATTGAGCAGGATCGACTGGGTGAGCCAGGCCACCATCGGCAGGAAGAGGTAGTCGAGCAGCACGCTCCACCCGACCAGAAAGCCCACCGGGGAGCCGAGAGTGTGGCGAGCGTAGAAGTAGGCCGATCCGGAAACCGGATAGCAGCGCGCCATCTTCGCGTAGCTCATGGCCGTCACCAGCATCGCGGCCGTGGCGAGTGCGAACGCGGTCGGCGCGGTGCCCGCACTGGCGACAGCGATGAGGCCGAAGATCACCATCACCAGGCTCGGTGCCATGTAGGACACCCCGAAGGCGACGACCGATGGCAGGGTCAGCCGGCGCGCCAGGTGCGCTTCGGTCATGAGCAGAGCTCCTCACGGGTTAATTGAATGCGATTCAATAATGTAGATCAGTGTGGTTCACGCCACAAGGCGGAAATTGAATAAGATTCAAGACCAGCCGAAGAAGGGGGTCTGATGGGTCGGCCACGGGTCGCGCTGCTGAGCCGGGACAAGATCGGTGCCGCGGCGCTGAAACTCGTGTCGCGCGACGGAGACTTCACGATGCCGGGCCTCGCCCGCGAACTCGGCGTGCAGGTGGCCGCCGTCTACCATCATGTGCCTGCGGGCCGCTCCGAGGTGATCGAGATGGTCCGGGTTCTGGTGGCCCAGAACATCGACGACGCCGCGTTCGACAGATTGCCCTGGGATGAGGCGTTCGTGGTGTGGACCCGGTCGTACCTCGACGCGTTCAGCGGGCACCCGGCGGCGGTCCGGCTCCTGGCCACCGAGCCGATCCGCGACCCCGACCTCATCGCCGCCTACAACCCCGTCGCGGCGGGACTCTCGCGTGCCGGATTCGTCGACGGTGAGATCATCGCGGTCATCACCGCTGCCGAGAACTTCGTCCTGGGCGCCGCTCTCGACGCATCTGCCCCAGACCTTGCGGTGGCAGCCGATCAGGACGGTATCGAACCCGAACTGCGCAGGGCGCTCGACGCCGCGCCGTCCGGGGCTGCCCGGGCCAGGCAGGCTTTCGATCTGGGTGTCAGTGCGTTGGTGGCCGGGCTGCGCGCCCGGCTCCCATAGCGCTTTCGCTGTGCTGACAGCCCCGAGGCCGCCCCGCGGATGACGTCGGGTGTGCGACCGCTCTCGCGCGGTCGGGATGCACCCCCGTGGCGTCGGTAGGCTCGGAGCATGTTCGACTTCCTCCCGAGCCTGCCCGGTCCCGACGACGTGCGGGCGCTGGTCCGCAAGGTCGACACCGCCCGGCACAACGGCATTCCCAGCGGCTGTGTCCTCGAGCTCGACCTGCAGTCGGTGCCGCCCGAGACCGCGGGATTCGATCCGTTGGCCATCATCGCCGGCGGTGGCCGGCCGCTCGTGCTGCGTCAGGCGATCGCCGCGATCCACCGCGCGGCCGACGATGACCGCGTCGCCGGGCTCATTGCGCGCGTCCAGATCCCGGCTGCGGCGGCCGGGCCGGTGCAGGAGTTGCGGGACGCGATCGCCGAGTTCAGCGCCGTGAAGCCGACACTGGCCTGGGCCGAGACCTACCCCGGCACCCTGTCGTACTACCTGGCGTCGGCCTTCCGCGAGGTGTGGATGCAACCGTCGGGAACGGTCGGGCTCGTGGGGTTCGCGACCAACGCGATGTTCCTGCGCGACGCTCTGGACAAGGCCGGCATCGAGGCGCAGTTCGTCGCCCGCGGCGAATACAAGTCCGCGGCAAACCTTTTCACGCAGGATCGGTACACCGAGCCGCACCGGGAGGCCGACAGCCGGCTGATCGAGAGCCTGCGGACACAGGTGTGGCAGGCCATCGCCGACTCCCGGCACGTGCCGGTCGAATCCATCAACGCACTGGCCGACAAGGCGCCCCTGTTGCGCGACGACGCGGTGTCCGGCGGACTGATCGACCGGATCGGCTTCCGCGACGAGGCGTATGCGCGGGTCAGCGAACTCGCCGGTGCCGCAGCGGAATCCGACGGTGACGACAGTGCGCCGCGGCTGTACCTGTCGCGCTATGCGCGGGCGTCGGCGCCGAAGCCGGTGCCGCAGTTGCCGGGTCGCAAGCCGAAGCCCACCGTGGCCGTGGTGACGTTGCACGGTCCGATCGTCAGCGGCCGCGGTGGTCCCCAGGTGCTGCCGGTGGGCAATTCGAGTGCGGGCGGTGACACGATCGCCGCAGCGATCCGGGAGGCCGCGGCGAACGACGATGTCTCGGCGATCGTGTTGCGGGTCGACAGCCCCGGTGGCTCGGTGACCGGGTCGGAAACCATTTGGCGCGAAGTGGTTCGCGCACGTGAGACCGGGAAACCCGTTGTCGCGTCGATGGGTGCGGTTGCGGCCTCTGGTGGTTATTACGTGTCGATGGCGGCCGACGAGATCGTGGCGAATGCCGGAACCATCACCGGATCCATCGGTGTGGTCACCGGCAAGCTCGTGTCACGCGAGCTCAAGGACAAGCTCGGGGTCGGATCGGACGCGGTTCGTACCAACGCCAACGCCGACGCGTGGTCGACCAACGCACCGTTCACCGACGAACAGCACGCGCACGTGGAAGCCGAAGCCGACCTGTTCTACACCGAC
Proteins encoded:
- the rplF gene encoding 50S ribosomal protein L6, whose translation is MSRIGKQPVPVPAGVDVTIDGQNVAVKGPKGTLTLDVAEPIAVSRNDDGAIVVTRPDDERRNRSLHGLSRTLIANLVTGVTEGYTTKMEIFGVGYRVVAKGSNLEFALGYSHPVVIEAPEGITFAVETPTKFSVSGIDKQKVGQISAVIRRLRRPDPYKGKGVRYEGEQIRRKVGKTGK
- a CDS encoding type Z 30S ribosomal protein S14, translated to MAKKALVHKANKKPKFAVRAYTRCNKCGRPHSVYRKFGLCRICLREMAHAGELPGVQKSSW
- the rpmD gene encoding 50S ribosomal protein L30 — translated: MAELKITQVRSTIGARWKQRESLRTLGLKKIRQSVVREDNPQTRGLIKTVHHLVDVEEV
- the rplE gene encoding 50S ribosomal protein L5; its protein translation is MTTVEKTQPRLKARYREEIRDALQKQFEYGNVMQIPGVVKVVVNMGVGDAARDAKLINGAVNDLALITGQKPEIRRARKSIAQFKLREGMPIGARVTLRGDRMWEFLDRLISIALPRIRDFRGLSAKQFDGTGNYTFGLNEQSMFHEIDVDSIDRPRGMDITVVTSATNDDEGRALLRALGFPFKEN
- the rplX gene encoding 50S ribosomal protein L24 codes for the protein MKVHKGDTVLVVSGKDKGAKGKVIEAYPERNKVLVEGVNRIKKHTAVSQNERGASSGGIVTQEAAIHVSNVMVVDSDGNPTRIGYRVDEESGKKVRVSKRNGKDI
- the rpsH gene encoding 30S ribosomal protein S8, with amino-acid sequence MTMTDPIADFLTRLRNANSAYHDEVTLPHSKIKANIAEILKKEGYITDYRTEDARVGKSLVVQLKYGPSRERSIAGLRRVSKPGLRVYAKSTNLPRVLGGLGVAIISTSSGLLTDRQAARQGVGGEVLAYVW
- the rplR gene encoding 50S ribosomal protein L18 → MATAETAKRKPVGQNISETRRNSRLRRHARLRKKVAGTAETPRLVVNRSSRHIHVQLVDDLEGVTLAAASSIEADVRAVEGDKKAHSVRVGQLIAERAKAAGIETVVFDRGGYTYGGRIAALADAAREGGLKF
- the rplO gene encoding 50S ribosomal protein L15 — its product is MSVIKLHDLKPAPGEKTAKTRVGRGEGSKGKTAGRGTKGTKARKNVPVTFEGGQMPIHMRLPKLKGFRNRFRTSYEVVNVGDINKAFPEGGTVGVDELVAKGLVRKNTLVKVLGDGKLTVKVDVTANKFSGSAREAITAAGGSATEL
- a CDS encoding serine hydrolase domain-containing protein, which codes for MKQAVTLDNWQTGPVNRHTSGRMREIVPTARVAASRNPLPLAEDGRTLDIDTFGSVLRDTYTDGFMVLHNGAIRAECYPGDLEPGRPHMLYSVSKSIIGAVTAVLIDRGRLDMHAQITSYIPELAVSGYAGATVRHLLDMRSGIRFREEYLDPDAEVRHLDQALGWVPRTSPDGPATLYEYLPRLRQQRPHGGAFEYRSCETDVLGWVCERAAGRRMPELLSDVLWSRFAEDDMDAGVDRAGNVFHDGGLAASLRDAARFGELLRTRTIVPRAWIEDALTGDPDSRAAFAASPTDTGLPGGMYRNQFWVPYADRRVLMCLGIHGQLIYVDFDRAVVVAKLSSWPTPLDPALDTATLALAEAACAAAQAAGPARPGSRRTVER
- a CDS encoding LLM class flavin-dependent oxidoreductase, with protein sequence MRFSISIPQLVTDRFDDAGLKAYLARAEELGFEGGWTMEQTIGESPGIAPLELLSYAAACTTRLRLGVAVLITSLHDPLQLASAVTAVDRLSHGRLDVGVGHGGNFRPFQAFGVDRSTFVSYFNEGLELMKAAWSDEPRITFHGKFREVDDLPIQPKPVQRPHPPIWFGGTAPKALARAVRYGDSFLGAGSSTTETFAGAAQIVRRELAEQGKDPAGYTIGKRVYLMIDDDPARARERVLDGLHRIYGRMRDIDAVPVSGTPADVVRGLREVADAGAQMVVLNPVGVDVAEDREQMERLAAEVIPAL
- the sppA gene encoding signal peptide peptidase SppA — translated: MFDFLPSLPGPDDVRALVRKVDTARHNGIPSGCVLELDLQSVPPETAGFDPLAIIAGGGRPLVLRQAIAAIHRAADDDRVAGLIARVQIPAAAAGPVQELRDAIAEFSAVKPTLAWAETYPGTLSYYLASAFREVWMQPSGTVGLVGFATNAMFLRDALDKAGIEAQFVARGEYKSAANLFTQDRYTEPHREADSRLIESLRTQVWQAIADSRHVPVESINALADKAPLLRDDAVSGGLIDRIGFRDEAYARVSELAGAAAESDGDDSAPRLYLSRYARASAPKPVPQLPGRKPKPTVAVVTLHGPIVSGRGGPQVLPVGNSSAGGDTIAAAIREAAANDDVSAIVLRVDSPGGSVTGSETIWREVVRARETGKPVVASMGAVAASGGYYVSMAADEIVANAGTITGSIGVVTGKLVSRELKDKLGVGSDAVRTNANADAWSTNAPFTDEQHAHVEAEADLFYTDFVDRVAQGRNLGVDAVEAVARGRVWTGADAKEHGLVDELGGLRTAVTRAKVLAGLDPDTEVRVVNYPGSSWLDMLRPKPSSQPAAASLPQAMGALLGQSVLGALDQTQRSLTGATALWLGDHRF
- a CDS encoding APC family permease yields the protein MTEAHLARRLTLPSVVAFGVSYMAPSLVMVIFGLIAVASAGTAPTAFALATAAMLVTAMSYAKMARCYPVSGSAYFYARHTLGSPVGFLVGWSVLLDYLFLPMVAWLTQSILLNAQFPAVPIWAWMLINAGFTTIVNVVGIVVADRVNKVLTAVALFLVLLFFAYCVTFIAGNRPVSHTDPIWNTNSTIAGMSAAAAIAAYSFLGFDAVTTLSEETKDPKRTIPRAVILVVAIGGLLFVGGAYIMQLVHPGDVFEDAQAASYTMSIDVGGQFYADWTNLGGIIAGSASCLAVQLSTSRLLYIMGRDGVLPKRVFGYVSPRTLTPVYCVLLTGAMCFVGLNLSLQTATGFINFGAFTAFTAVNVCVIAYYLRHRPTHRLGIVGYVALPAAGAVVSVYLLTQLSGTSLIIGLAWLGIGVAYLLWLTRGFRRPTPELSIDYEQSLLHMPEHVEPAQKEPHA
- a CDS encoding TetR/AcrR family transcriptional regulator, with amino-acid sequence MGRPRVALLSRDKIGAAALKLVSRDGDFTMPGLARELGVQVAAVYHHVPAGRSEVIEMVRVLVAQNIDDAAFDRLPWDEAFVVWTRSYLDAFSGHPAAVRLLATEPIRDPDLIAAYNPVAAGLSRAGFVDGEIIAVITAAENFVLGAALDASAPDLAVAADQDGIEPELRRALDAAPSGAARARQAFDLGVSALVAGLRARLP
- the rpsE gene encoding 30S ribosomal protein S5, which codes for MADQAGAGSASDNRGGRGDRDGRRRDDRGGRGRDDREKSNYLERVVSINRVSKVVKGGRRFSFTALVIVGDGHGMVGVGYGKAKEVPAAIAKGVEEARKGFFRVPLIGGTITHPVQGEAAAGVVMLRPASPGTGVIAGGAARAVLECAGVHDILAKSLGSDNAINVVHATVAALKLLQRPEEVAARRGLPIEDVAPAGMLRARRESEALAAAAAREGS